One stretch of Leadbetterella byssophila DSM 17132 DNA includes these proteins:
- a CDS encoding SDR family oxidoreductase yields MKVAFITGGTKGIGYGVAERLLKEGYAVTFTGRSQEGVDTATESLKALGEVLGVVADVRDASSLQKAVAETLNKWGRIDAVIANAGVGVFKNITDLSLEEWNDTIDTNLTGVFNTVKATLDALIAQEGYIITISSLAGTNFFENGTAYNASKFGVTGFSQALMLDVRSKGVKVSTIMPGSVATYFNHHVPNENDAWKIQPEDIGDLVADLLKMNPRTLPSKIEVRPAKVK; encoded by the coding sequence ATGAAAGTAGCATTTATTACAGGAGGAACGAAGGGGATTGGATACGGTGTAGCTGAGCGTCTTCTTAAGGAAGGATATGCAGTAACTTTTACAGGAAGATCTCAGGAAGGGGTTGATACTGCAACTGAGTCTTTAAAAGCCTTAGGAGAGGTTTTGGGTGTGGTAGCAGATGTACGTGATGCTTCTTCTTTGCAAAAGGCGGTAGCTGAGACATTAAATAAGTGGGGTAGAATTGATGCAGTCATTGCAAACGCAGGTGTGGGTGTTTTCAAGAATATTACCGATTTAAGTTTAGAAGAGTGGAATGATACCATCGATACAAACCTAACGGGTGTGTTCAATACGGTTAAGGCCACTTTAGATGCTTTAATAGCACAAGAAGGGTATATCATTACTATTTCAAGTTTAGCAGGTACTAACTTCTTTGAAAACGGTACAGCTTACAACGCAAGTAAGTTCGGGGTGACCGGTTTCTCTCAAGCTTTGATGCTTGATGTAAGATCCAAAGGAGTAAAAGTAAGTACCATCATGCCGGGTTCAGTTGCTACCTATTTTAACCACCATGTGCCTAATGAAAATGATGCGTGGAAGATCCAACCGGAAGACATCGGTGATTTAGTTGCAGACCTTCTGAAAATGAATCCAAGAACTCTTCCAAGTAAAATTGAGGTTAGACCTGCAAAAGTGAAGTAA